The following are encoded together in the bacterium genome:
- a CDS encoding polysaccharide biosynthesis/export family protein, with translation MCFGLALGGAGCGLQRDVGLSTPPENVAVRDVVSERDRERLQALAAERSGGDPRRGYRIGPDDLLEVRIPELLESGNRGPAELSRGIVAATVPGVPTFTQGFRVGADGVITLPLLGPVRAEGLTTSELEALLAQRLVRADILRKPQVTVSLAEYRSGVVAVMGTVEKPGLYPVTRPGATIADVVWAAGGPTKEAGRIVAFTPAGQADPIRLDLETLIQPDSDEERRMNVRVAAGDVVSISPAGNVLVDGWVEKPGAYPVTRGLTLAGAIAAAGGNHFAADRRQAVVKRSVGPNEQKMYVVDLDAVASGAAPDMPLADGDVVSVPPSTARLIPWGMWKVTTGMVAIGASIPIF, from the coding sequence GTGTGCTTCGGGCTCGCGCTCGGCGGGGCCGGATGCGGCCTCCAGCGCGACGTCGGGCTTTCCACGCCGCCGGAGAACGTCGCCGTGCGCGACGTCGTCAGCGAGCGTGATCGCGAGCGCCTCCAGGCGCTCGCCGCGGAGCGCAGCGGCGGCGATCCGCGCCGCGGCTACCGCATCGGACCCGACGATCTGCTCGAGGTCCGCATCCCCGAGCTGCTCGAGTCCGGCAACAGGGGACCGGCCGAGCTGTCGCGCGGCATCGTCGCGGCCACGGTGCCCGGCGTGCCGACCTTCACCCAGGGCTTCCGCGTCGGCGCCGACGGCGTGATCACGCTGCCGCTCCTCGGGCCGGTGCGGGCCGAAGGGCTCACCACCAGCGAGCTCGAGGCCCTGCTGGCGCAGCGGCTGGTCCGCGCCGACATCCTGCGCAAGCCGCAGGTGACGGTCAGCCTCGCCGAGTACCGCAGCGGCGTCGTGGCCGTCATGGGGACGGTCGAGAAGCCGGGCCTGTATCCGGTCACGCGTCCCGGGGCGACGATCGCCGACGTGGTCTGGGCCGCGGGCGGTCCGACGAAGGAGGCCGGCCGCATCGTCGCCTTCACGCCGGCCGGCCAGGCCGACCCGATCCGCCTCGATCTGGAGACGCTGATCCAGCCCGACAGCGACGAGGAGCGCCGCATGAACGTGCGCGTCGCCGCCGGCGACGTGGTGAGCATCTCGCCCGCCGGCAACGTCCTGGTCGACGGCTGGGTCGAGAAGCCCGGCGCCTACCCGGTGACGCGCGGCCTCACGCTGGCGGGCGCGATCGCCGCCGCGGGCGGCAACCACTTCGCCGCCGATCGCCGGCAGGCCGTGGTGAAGCGCAGCGTCGGGCCGAACGAGCAGAAGATGTACGTGGTCGATCTCGACGCCGTCGCCAGCGGCGCCGCGCCCGACATGCCGCTCGCCGACGGCGACGTCGTCAGCGTGCCGCCGTCGACCGCGCGCCTGATCCCATGGGGCATGTGGAAGGTCACGACCGGCATGGTCGCCATCGGCGCCAGCATCCCGATCTTCTGA
- a CDS encoding O-antigen ligase family protein encodes MIDLRGERLDRLVLLGLQGLVVVVPLLLGGVHERTLQLACPIVLALLAATVWRRWQLGTTDGAPGVAALAAFVLLGVLTTLPLPPLVLGWLAPGAEALFRANLPGWPDAGGWAAWRATALEPFAVSVELLRFAIGFGTFAVIVAYPWSETAHGEPGRTRTFRVLFLTLAATALGLAVVAFAQEAVGNEQVLWVMPAERARARQAGPFVNPNHFAAWLEMVLPALVAYACAVERRVRRRVLDAVDSGRGVGVQARRAWAAALIANQGRLWPPMAAIAVVVVVLAAHLATDSRGGRAALLSGLAVVGVGVLAQRGPKRLRAPVRRAAPLLVAGLVVASVGSFVVLGFGGDETGAEAVLEQADVGLGERLAVGVQGLGVVAEHPIVGAGLGSWMHAYRPFQAPPVEDGIWDHAHDDYLELAAETGVAGVLVALVFAVAVTRAFRRRATPPGERRRRRDVPRFDDPFADADWLAALGDVSLLRWGLVGGVVAILVHSFVDFGLRMPANLLLLMVVLGLLVLSVPPRPAPRMVLAPAALLATLLLAAIPVVREDWRGLTGDAPRSVDGALEAVDDLSLEDDDAATLAMARRALELSPASREVHEAFAEVVGPGADGDAALRRAVALEPWAPEVRDRLGLQLWAQGKRAEALAELEESMFRYPHLDTHAYLDPESDFFPPANAEQLRKELIEGETVSARLAQLDPDMTAAVERGLQRALAEHPGGSDRTAVMQNVITLLEARQRWREAAEALRGQAAQRLDDTEALARAARNFLKVDDYAAAEETLLTAITRSPEEGGLYRKLAVDVYARRGDFDLADTILEAGERNAVDLTPVYRGVTDVLTQREIARPSPTGASDLHDDPLLIGEGDAEELDAE; translated from the coding sequence GTGATCGACCTGCGCGGCGAGCGGCTCGACCGGCTGGTGCTGCTGGGCCTGCAGGGCCTCGTCGTGGTGGTGCCGCTCCTCCTCGGCGGCGTGCACGAGCGCACCCTCCAGCTCGCCTGCCCGATCGTCCTCGCGCTCCTCGCCGCGACGGTGTGGCGCCGGTGGCAGCTCGGCACGACCGACGGCGCACCCGGCGTCGCGGCGCTGGCGGCGTTCGTGCTGCTCGGCGTGCTGACGACGTTGCCGCTGCCGCCGCTCGTGCTCGGCTGGCTCGCACCCGGCGCCGAGGCGCTGTTCCGCGCCAACCTGCCGGGATGGCCCGACGCCGGCGGGTGGGCCGCGTGGCGCGCGACCGCGCTCGAGCCGTTCGCGGTGTCGGTCGAGCTGCTGCGCTTCGCGATCGGCTTCGGGACCTTCGCGGTGATCGTGGCCTATCCGTGGAGCGAGACCGCGCACGGCGAGCCGGGGCGCACGCGGACGTTCCGCGTCCTCTTCCTCACGCTCGCGGCCACCGCCCTCGGGCTCGCGGTCGTCGCCTTCGCGCAGGAGGCGGTGGGCAACGAGCAGGTCCTGTGGGTGATGCCCGCCGAGCGCGCGCGGGCACGCCAGGCCGGTCCCTTCGTCAACCCGAACCACTTCGCCGCCTGGCTCGAGATGGTGCTGCCGGCGCTGGTCGCCTACGCCTGCGCCGTCGAGCGGCGGGTGCGCCGCCGGGTGCTCGACGCGGTCGACTCGGGCCGCGGCGTCGGCGTGCAGGCGCGGCGGGCCTGGGCGGCGGCGCTGATCGCCAACCAGGGACGGCTGTGGCCGCCGATGGCCGCGATCGCGGTCGTCGTCGTGGTGCTCGCCGCGCACCTCGCGACCGACTCCCGCGGTGGCCGCGCGGCGCTGCTCTCCGGCCTCGCGGTGGTCGGCGTCGGCGTCCTCGCGCAGCGCGGTCCGAAGCGCCTGCGGGCGCCCGTCCGCCGCGCGGCGCCGCTCCTGGTCGCGGGGCTGGTCGTGGCCTCCGTCGGCTCGTTCGTCGTGCTCGGCTTCGGCGGGGACGAGACGGGCGCCGAGGCCGTGCTCGAGCAGGCCGACGTCGGCCTCGGCGAGCGGCTCGCGGTCGGGGTCCAGGGCCTCGGAGTGGTCGCCGAGCATCCGATCGTCGGGGCCGGGCTGGGCTCGTGGATGCACGCGTATCGCCCGTTCCAGGCGCCGCCGGTCGAGGACGGCATCTGGGATCACGCCCACGACGACTACCTGGAGCTCGCCGCCGAGACCGGGGTCGCGGGGGTGCTCGTGGCGCTCGTGTTCGCCGTCGCCGTGACGCGCGCCTTCCGCCGCCGGGCGACGCCCCCGGGCGAGCGCCGCCGCCGGCGCGACGTGCCCCGCTTCGACGATCCCTTTGCCGACGCCGACTGGCTGGCGGCGCTCGGTGACGTCTCGCTGCTGCGCTGGGGTCTCGTGGGCGGCGTGGTCGCGATCCTCGTGCACAGCTTCGTCGACTTCGGCCTGCGCATGCCGGCCAACCTGCTGCTGCTGATGGTCGTGCTCGGGCTCCTCGTGCTCTCGGTGCCGCCGCGCCCGGCGCCGCGCATGGTGCTCGCCCCGGCCGCGCTGCTCGCGACGCTGCTCCTCGCCGCGATCCCGGTGGTGCGCGAGGACTGGCGCGGGCTCACGGGCGACGCCCCGCGCTCGGTCGACGGTGCGCTCGAGGCGGTCGACGACCTGTCGCTCGAGGACGACGACGCGGCCACCCTCGCGATGGCGCGCCGGGCGCTCGAGCTGTCGCCGGCGAGCCGCGAGGTGCACGAGGCCTTCGCGGAAGTCGTCGGTCCGGGCGCGGACGGCGACGCGGCGCTGCGGCGGGCGGTGGCGCTCGAGCCCTGGGCGCCGGAGGTGCGCGACCGCCTCGGGCTCCAGCTCTGGGCGCAGGGCAAGCGCGCCGAGGCGCTCGCGGAGCTCGAGGAGTCGATGTTCCGCTACCCGCACCTCGACACCCACGCCTACCTCGATCCCGAGAGCGACTTCTTCCCGCCCGCCAACGCCGAGCAGCTGCGCAAGGAGCTCATCGAAGGCGAGACGGTGAGCGCGCGGCTGGCGCAGCTCGATCCCGACATGACCGCCGCCGTCGAGCGCGGCCTCCAGCGCGCGCTCGCCGAGCACCCCGGCGGCAGCGACCGCACGGCGGTGATGCAGAACGTCATCACCCTGCTCGAGGCGCGCCAGCGCTGGCGCGAAGCGGCCGAGGCGCTGCGCGGCCAAGCCGCCCAGCGGCTCGACGACACCGAGGCGCTCGCCCGCGCCGCCCGCAACTTCCTCAAGGTGGACGACTACGCCGCCGCCGAGGAGACGCTCCTCACCGCCATCACCCGCTCGCCCGAAGAGGGCGGGCTGTACCGCAAGCTCGCCGTCGACGTGTACGCACGCCGCGGCGACTTCGATCTGGCCGACACCATCCTCGAGGCCGGCGAGCGCAACGCCGTCGACCTGACGCCGGTCTACCGCGGCGTCACCGACGTCCTCACGCAACGAGAGATCGCACGTCCGTCACCGACAGGCGCGTCCGACTTGCACGACGATCCCCTCCTCATCGGGGAGGGGGATGCGGAGGAGCTCGATGCGGAATGA
- a CDS encoding polysaccharide biosynthesis tyrosine autokinase, with protein MARNAIVPANGGPPPGRPRAAVAADVIDAEFADAPRVDLREYLRILHKYRWLAATCFGLTLALAILVTLITPRTYTATTRLQVAKQSPIQLKLAENVLSVGDDERNVAGSSSFLATQVAILKSRDLAERVIRTHRLDQSEAFRDPGSGRGGLLEVSGRLLNLLRPRGWEGPTQLAQFGEPPGAVEVAPELITTYLDYLGAAEVRGTDLVDITFSTPAPSLSAFLAAAHTQAYIEANDEARLVTNVTAKAFLGEQLREARDKIDRAEAALRAFAAEHPSVAIDQEHKVVTQRIVELSTLLTKAEGTRLAFETRYEFLTRKDADPTAYFLDAAGVQKLRLALLDLDARRASMADRIGANHPEMVALDLQRAALAKQRDAEVKREVAAVRAKHQAHELREQRLREKVEQQELAALKLQGMAARYELLKKDVGTARSLRDSLLKQQMETAVNSELTPTNVRIVDRAEVPLFAAKPNVKLNVVLGAFLGVLFAVGATLVANYFDSSVKSSEEVETLLQLPTLAVIPSFERRAPVARPAADVPAPAGARAADLVVFREPKSMVAEAFRSMRTAVLFSTPNAPPRVLVVTSAAASEGKTSTSLNLASTLAASGSRTLLIDADLRRPSCHRAFGIANDTGLSRYLAGQVELDDVIRVLDVPNLLFVPAGPTPPNPAELVGSERMRDTLERLRDDYDFVIVDSPPTLPVTDAVLLGREADGVVLVVKGNDTPRELVKRARDQLQQAGVHILGALVNNVQGGWGSLYGYGRYYGGYYGYGVGPGEAQAS; from the coding sequence ATGGCCCGCAACGCGATCGTTCCCGCGAACGGTGGGCCGCCACCCGGACGGCCGCGGGCAGCGGTGGCCGCCGACGTCATCGACGCCGAGTTCGCCGACGCGCCGCGCGTCGACCTGCGCGAGTACCTGCGCATCCTGCACAAGTATCGTTGGCTGGCGGCGACCTGCTTCGGGCTGACGCTGGCGCTCGCGATCCTGGTGACGCTGATCACCCCGCGCACCTATACGGCGACCACGCGCCTCCAGGTCGCGAAGCAGTCGCCGATCCAGCTGAAGCTCGCGGAGAACGTGCTCAGCGTCGGCGACGACGAGCGCAACGTCGCCGGCTCGTCGAGCTTCCTCGCCACGCAGGTGGCGATCCTGAAGAGCCGCGACCTCGCCGAGCGCGTCATCCGCACGCACCGGCTCGACCAGAGCGAGGCGTTCCGCGACCCCGGCTCGGGGCGCGGCGGGCTGCTCGAGGTGAGCGGTCGCCTGCTCAACCTGCTGCGGCCGCGCGGCTGGGAGGGACCGACGCAGCTCGCCCAGTTCGGGGAGCCGCCCGGAGCGGTCGAGGTCGCTCCCGAGCTCATCACCACCTATCTCGACTACCTCGGCGCCGCCGAGGTCCGCGGCACGGATCTCGTCGACATCACCTTCTCGACGCCCGCCCCGAGCCTGTCCGCCTTTCTCGCCGCCGCCCACACGCAGGCCTACATCGAGGCCAACGACGAGGCCCGGCTGGTGACCAACGTCACTGCGAAGGCGTTCCTCGGCGAGCAGCTGCGCGAGGCGCGCGACAAGATCGACCGCGCCGAGGCGGCGCTGCGCGCCTTCGCCGCCGAGCACCCGAGCGTCGCGATCGATCAGGAGCACAAGGTCGTCACGCAGCGCATCGTCGAGCTGTCGACCCTGCTGACGAAGGCCGAGGGCACGCGTCTGGCGTTCGAGACGCGCTACGAGTTCCTCACCCGCAAGGACGCCGATCCGACCGCGTACTTCCTCGACGCCGCCGGCGTGCAGAAGCTGCGCCTCGCGCTGCTCGATCTCGACGCGCGCCGGGCCTCGATGGCCGACCGCATCGGCGCGAACCACCCGGAGATGGTGGCGCTCGACCTCCAGCGCGCCGCGCTCGCGAAGCAGCGCGACGCCGAGGTGAAGCGCGAGGTCGCCGCCGTGCGCGCGAAGCACCAGGCGCACGAGCTGCGCGAGCAGCGCCTGCGCGAGAAGGTGGAGCAGCAGGAGCTGGCGGCGCTCAAGCTGCAGGGCATGGCGGCCCGCTACGAGCTGCTCAAGAAGGACGTCGGCACGGCCCGCTCGCTGCGCGACTCGTTGCTGAAGCAGCAGATGGAGACCGCGGTGAACTCGGAGCTGACGCCGACGAACGTCCGCATCGTCGACCGCGCCGAGGTGCCGCTGTTCGCCGCGAAGCCGAACGTGAAGCTGAACGTCGTGCTGGGCGCGTTCCTCGGCGTGCTGTTCGCGGTCGGCGCGACCCTGGTCGCCAACTACTTCGACTCGAGCGTGAAGAGCAGCGAGGAGGTCGAGACGCTCCTCCAGCTGCCGACGCTGGCCGTGATCCCGAGCTTCGAGCGCCGCGCGCCCGTGGCGCGGCCGGCGGCGGACGTGCCGGCGCCTGCGGGCGCGCGCGCCGCCGACCTGGTCGTGTTCCGCGAGCCGAAGTCGATGGTCGCCGAGGCGTTCCGCTCGATGCGCACGGCCGTGCTCTTCTCGACGCCCAACGCGCCGCCGCGCGTGCTCGTCGTCACCAGCGCCGCCGCCAGCGAAGGCAAGACGTCGACCAGCCTGAACCTCGCGAGCACGCTCGCGGCGTCGGGCTCGCGCACGCTGCTGATCGACGCCGACCTGCGCCGGCCGTCGTGCCACCGCGCCTTCGGCATCGCGAACGACACCGGCCTGTCGCGCTACCTCGCCGGCCAGGTGGAGCTCGACGACGTGATCCGGGTGCTCGACGTGCCGAACCTGCTCTTCGTGCCCGCCGGCCCGACGCCGCCGAACCCGGCCGAGCTGGTCGGCTCGGAGCGCATGCGCGACACGCTCGAGAGGCTGCGCGACGACTACGACTTCGTCATCGTCGACTCGCCGCCGACGCTGCCGGTGACCGACGCCGTGCTCCTCGGCCGCGAGGCCGACGGCGTGGTGCTGGTCGTGAAGGGCAACGACACCCCGCGCGAGCTGGTGAAGCGGGCGCGCGACCAGCTCCAGCAGGCCGGCGTCCACATCCTCGGCGCGCTCGTGAACAACGTGCAGGGCGGCTGGGGCTCGCTCTACGGCTACGGGCGCTACTACGGCGGCTACTACGGCTACGGCGTGGGGCCGGGGGAGGCGCAGGCGTCGTGA